The Pseudodesulfovibrio sediminis genome includes the window TGCGGTCGGTGGTGAAATCGCTCCACGATTCCGTGTCCTTGATGCCTTCGCATGTGGGGATGAAGATCGCAGGCCGCATATACTGCGCCATGATGTTTTTGGCCTTGAGCTGGAAGGCCTCGACCTCGGCGGAAGTCTTGACCGGATCGGTGATGGCAATGGCTTCCGCGTTCATGTTTTCCATGGCGTAATCCACTGCCGCGTCCACGGTGACAATGTCATCCAAAGGCAGGACCGCTGCCGCCCAATTTTGTCCTGCATTGGCCTTGGCCGCTGCAACCTGTGTCTTCAGGTTGGAAGCGTCCGCGCCCAGAACTTCGTCCAGTTTCGTGTCGGTGTTGACGGTCAGAATGGAACCTTCGTTCGTCCCTGCGCCACGTCCGAGAAACAGGAAGTAGCGTTCGACGTCCGCGATATCTCCCTGCAGCAGATTGAGTTTGTCTACCTGTACAATGCCCAGCGACATGGTGGTCTCCTTTTAACGGTTGGTGATCTCGGCCATGGTGTCTCTGGCGAGTTCGTTGAGAAATTCTTTTTCTGTTCCGGGTTTCGGTCCGAGGAAGGGGCGCGCAGCCGGTTTGACTTCCCATTGCTGTTTGCCGCGCTTGGTGCCTGTTCGCATGTCTCGCAGGATGGCCCCGGCCTGACCAACAGACAGGTGGTCCATGATCCATTTGATGGACACGCGCCGGAGTGTGCAGCCCTTGCCGCGTTTTTTCTGGACGCGCAGCCGGTAGCCTTCGGCCTTCAATGCCTTGGCCTGCGCTCTGGTGGTCGGGGCTTTATAGTCGGGCCGCTTGTAGATTTTTTGGGCCTTGGCCGTGGTCCATGGTTCCGCGATACCGTATTGATGGCGTCCGGCAAGTCGTGCGGTGTAGTCATTGCCGAAGGTGACTTCCACCCGGTCCGTGCCGCGCATGTACGGTTTTATGTGTCGTCCGAATCCGCGCAGCATCTTGCGTTTGTTGCGGGAGTCCTTGCGTGGTTCCATGGACGTTCCATGGATGGTTTTTTGCTGGCGAATGTTCGCCTTGGCGGCTTTGGCCACCTTGCGGCCCATGCGCATGGTGATGTTGCGCCGGGTCCGGGGAGACATGGACAGGATGTCCAATTGCTCATGCAGTCGGAGCCGTCCACGCGGATCCGTTTTGAGGCGAAGGGGGGCGTTACTCGACGGCATCAGCTGCCCCTTCCAAGGTTTCCAGCGTGTCGGCTACGTCGATGAGAACGTCTGCAATACGCCATTTTTTGCCGTTATAGGTGATAGGGCCGTCTTCGTACGGCACGATCTCCAGGGCTTCCTCGAACTCTATGGCCATATCAATGTCGGCGGTCCGGTCATCGTTCAATGAAATATCTATGTCGGGATCCTTGAGGCCCATGTTTTCGCGTTCCGGGTCGTTCTCCTGAAGCCACGCCGTCACAAAGGCTATAAACAACCGGCCATCGTCGCTGTAGTCCTCTATCTGGATCACGCCTTCATACTTGAAGCGTCCGACCTCGATGCCGTGGCCGAGGTTTTTGCCCGTGGGGATGATGGTCCCTTCGTCGGCAAAGGAATGGATGGCGTTGCCGGTTGCGCCTGCATCCTTCAGAGCTTCGGTCAGAGCTTGCAACAGCCTCATATAAGCTCCACGGTGACGGGGCTTTCACCCTTGAAAGAGGCAATGGCATGCTGTGCGTAGGCAAGGAATGTGCTTTCGGTTTCCTCGTTTTCCCGCGCCTCGTTTCTGGCGGCTTCGCGCCGGTTAACAGTAGAGAATTGTTGCAGCAGGAAGGCCTTGGCGTGGCAATACACGGCCCGGCGGTAATGGATGAGCTTGACGGATTCGCCACCCAGCGCGTCAGAAGGAACGGCGGCAAGGTTCTCGTAGTCGAATTCGGCCAGCCCCTCGCGCCAGTGCTTGAGCTGGGTGTTTGCCCAGGCCATGCCGAGCTGCAGCCCATCCACAAGGATCATTTCCTCGTAGTCGAAGGGGAGCCGGTATCGTTTCTCGAAATCCGCAACAGAAAGGTCAGGCCACCATCCGTCATTATTCACGGTGGTGGTTGATTCTTTGGTGGTATTGCCTGAAAAGCTCATTGTTGGTCCTTTGTTGGCTGCCCCCTTCGGCCTGGTCACAGGCTATTGCCCGAGCAGGCCTTGGGGGCAGCAGCGTATGGAGGAGCTACTTGTCGGAGTCCTTGGGATCTTCGCCGTCCGGCTTGGCTTCGGCAGCCGTGACCTTCTCGGCTTCAGCGGCCTTGGAGTCGTCGAGTCGTTTGGTCACTTCTGCCAACTTGGTCTTGACGGATTCGCCGAGGTCGTAGGCCTTTTGCAGATACTTCTGCGCGGCTTCAAGGTTGCCTGCTTCGTCTTCGAGCAAGCCCCTGAGCTTGTAGATTCGGCGGGAAAGTTTATCGGTGATGTCCCATGCGTCCGAGCCGTCCGCGCCGGTCATGGCGTCGAACAGGGTGGAGAAATACGGTTCCACGGAATGGTCGGAATCCAATTGGTTCTTGGTCCACGTTTCCATGCACCGGGTCATGACGGTTTGGACATCGCTTTTGTACATATCCGTGGGCATGTCGATGTTGTTTTCAATGCAATAGAAGCCTATTTTGAGGGCCAGTTCCACGCTGGCGACATCAAAGGACCAAACCATGTAATAGGGCAGCAGGTCGTGCTTCCAGCCCTGATCCATGAGGCGGTGGACATAGTCGATATACCTGGGGATAAGCGCGTTCAGCTTGTGCTGGGTCTTGGCCTCACGGGAGTTGAAGCCCGAAAGGGTTTTCAGATCTTCGCCCAGGGAAGCGTCGAGCAGCTTGGAGAGCTGGTCTTTGCCCATGGAAGTCTTTGCGCCGCCGGGTGTGCCGACAACAGATGCGGACGGGGGCGTTTGGCCGTCTTGAAATTTCTTCTGGTTTTTCTTCATCAAACTCATGGCTCACTCCTCCAGAGGTAAAAGGTGGGTGAGGGGGCAGCAGGGCCACCCCCTCTGTGCAAATCAAGGAAGATTATTCCCAACCGTCGCCAGCGGCGTTCGGCATTTTGACGTTGTTGTCCTTGAATTCCATGCCTGCGAAAGCGCGGGGTTCTTCAACCACGTAGCCTTCATTGCGGGAGTTGAAATCTTCCCAACGGTCCTTTTCAGGCTTGTCCTTGAGGTAACGACGCCAGGAGCCGGACTGGTGGTAGATGGAGAGGTTTTGGTAGCTGGTCACGATCATGGTGCGGTCCGGGATGAAACTCGGAGAGTCCCAGGGCATGCCGCCCATCAAACTCAACGCCTGATCAACACCGGCTTTTTCGGAAGGGGTGTTGCCCCATTTCTTGTAGAAGGTGCCGGTGCGGGTGCCGATCAATTCTTCGCCGACCAGTACGACAAGATTGTTGCGCAGATAGGTGGGGATTCCCTGTCGCAGGTCATGGGCTGCATCGTCCAAATTCTCGTAATCGCCGCCGGGACCGATGCGGATTTCTCCGGCGGTCGCGCCTTCTGTCAGGATGTTGCCAGCCAGCTTTTCACGCATGTACTGGAACCACCCTTTGTTGACGTCCTGCAGGAGTGGGTAAGTCTCAATGTTGGTGTTGGCTGCAGCCTCGACACCGTGCCAGCCGATCATGACTCGGTCGTTGGCAATCTGTTGCTGGACATACGCGGTATACAACGCGCCGAGGTTGGGGATCTTCTTGGCCCATGCGTCGAGTGTTGCGTATTCGATGTAGACATCGGAGTTGGTCTTGTGGAGCTGGTATTCCCATTCTTCAAGACCGAGGATGTTGCGGGGCTGCCGTTCGGTGTTGCCGTCCGAAGTGTTGGTCCGTCCGGACGCAGGGCTGTTGGCAGAACCAAGGACGTTCTTTCCGGCAAGCTCTTCAACGCCAACCACGTTAATCTTGCGGAGGAAATCTTCCTTTTCAACGATCTTGTCCTGGAATCGCTGTTCCAGCTCCGGGGTCACGCTGAACTGTTTTTCAACGCTTCCCACATTGTAGTTGGTTGCGAGCTGGGTGAGGAACGCGGCAAACAACTGTTGGGTTGCAAAATTCATGGCCCCTCCTACAGGAAGTCCGCGCCGGGAGTGGCGGGAGCATTGTTTTCAGGGGCATTGGTGCCGGGGTTGACCTGCTCGAAACGCTTGGTCAGGCCATCGACCTGGGCGGAGAAGTCGGTCTTGAGGGCGTCCAGCTTGTCGCTGAAAGGCTTCATGGCTGCCGAGATATCGGCGGCGAAGTCCTGTGTGCCTTCGTCGGAGGGCGCACCGTCATCGGTGCCGGGTTCCTCAACGGGCGGCTGCGCGGCGAACTTCTGTTCAAACGAGTCGAGTCGCTTGTCCTGATCGTCGAGCCTGCCCATGAGCTGGTTGAACTGCTGTTCGTTCATGGTGTCCTCTTCGGGTTCGGGGGTTGCCCCCTGGTTGTGGGGAATATTGAGGCCGAATTTCCGCATGGCGTTGGTGAACCATGACGGGGCTTCAGTGTCCGACTGGCCTTCCTGCAGGTCGCCGAGTTCGACGCCGTCAACAAAAAGGTCGTCGGGGTTCTGCTTCCGGTGAGAAAAATGGAGTTCCGAGGTGCCGAGACTGGCCGGGATGTCCGTCACGGCCAGGCCGGTCAGGTAACACTTGCCGGATTTGGCAAAGTCGGGGGTCAGCTCCATGGAGGTGAACAGCTTTTGCTTGTTCTTGTTCTGTGACAGCAACCATTCGTTGGGCTGCAGCTTGGCGTACAGGCTGACAATGCCGTCCTTTTCTTCGGCTTTCAGCGCGACGACTTTGCCGAAGTTGCCGTAAAATCGGAAATGGTCAATCCAGATCACGGCGGTGTATTTCGCGGGATCGTATCCCTCGGCAGCATCAAGCAGCCATTGGCCTTCGATCTCCCGTCCGTCCATGGTTGGACCGGACTGCCCTATCTTTTTCCAATCGGTGGTGAATGTATTCGGCATGGCGCAAGAGTACGCGTGGTGGAAAAGCAGATGCAATAAAAGCAATTCCTATTCATGAAAAAACGGAATTGAATCAGGCGCATACTCTATAAGGTCAATGTATTGATACTGCATGAATCAGCATGCAGATGAAGTCATACAGGCTGCCAAGTCGCTTTATTTGAAAGGAAACAAGGTCGGCGAGATTTGCAAGACCTTGTCTGTCCCAAAACGGACGGTGTACCATTGGCGTAACATCGGCCAATGGGATTCCCTTTTTGTCGATGAGTCGGCAGTGCATTGCGTGGCCCGTCGATACACCGTGCTGGTGGAACGTGAGGACAAGACCTCCGGCGAGCTGAAGGAAATGGATCGGCTCCTGGATCACATGCTGCGCTTGCGTGAGATGAAGATCCGGGAGATGGAAGCCGCCAATGAGGAGCGCGACCAGGGCAAGCCGGTCGTGGGTGGCAGGACGCGCCGTCCGAATAAGAAGCGCGGCAAGGTCATAAAGAACGATGTCTCTCACCTTACGGCCAAAGACTTCAAAGATAAGTTCCACGCCCACTACTATGAATACCAGCATGAGCTGCGCCGGAATAAACACCACCGAACCCGCAACATTCTGAAGTCCCGCCAGATCGGAGCCACCTGGTACTTTGCCCAGGAGGCCTTCGAG containing:
- a CDS encoding virion morphogenesis protein; the encoded protein is MPSSNAPLRLKTDPRGRLRLHEQLDILSMSPRTRRNITMRMGRKVAKAAKANIRQQKTIHGTSMEPRKDSRNKRKMLRGFGRHIKPYMRGTDRVEVTFGNDYTARLAGRHQYGIAEPWTTAKAQKIYKRPDYKAPTTRAQAKALKAEGYRLRVQKKRGKGCTLRRVSIKWIMDHLSVGQAGAILRDMRTGTKRGKQQWEVKPAARPFLGPKPGTEKEFLNELARDTMAEITNR
- a CDS encoding phage tail protein, whose translation is MRLLQALTEALKDAGATGNAIHSFADEGTIIPTGKNLGHGIEVGRFKYEGVIQIEDYSDDGRLFIAFVTAWLQENDPERENMGLKDPDIDISLNDDRTADIDMAIEFEEALEIVPYEDGPITYNGKKWRIADVLIDVADTLETLEGAADAVE
- a CDS encoding head completion/stabilization protein — its product is MSFSGNTTKESTTTVNNDGWWPDLSVADFEKRYRLPFDYEEMILVDGLQLGMAWANTQLKHWREGLAEFDYENLAAVPSDALGGESVKLIHYRRAVYCHAKAFLLQQFSTVNRREAARNEARENEETESTFLAYAQHAIASFKGESPVTVELI
- the gpM gene encoding phage terminase small subunit, translating into MSLMKKNQKKFQDGQTPPSASVVGTPGGAKTSMGKDQLSKLLDASLGEDLKTLSGFNSREAKTQHKLNALIPRYIDYVHRLMDQGWKHDLLPYYMVWSFDVASVELALKIGFYCIENNIDMPTDMYKSDVQTVMTRCMETWTKNQLDSDHSVEPYFSTLFDAMTGADGSDAWDITDKLSRRIYKLRGLLEDEAGNLEAAQKYLQKAYDLGESVKTKLAEVTKRLDDSKAAEAEKVTAAEAKPDGEDPKDSDK
- a CDS encoding phage major capsid protein, P2 family; this translates as MNFATQQLFAAFLTQLATNYNVGSVEKQFSVTPELEQRFQDKIVEKEDFLRKINVVGVEELAGKNVLGSANSPASGRTNTSDGNTERQPRNILGLEEWEYQLHKTNSDVYIEYATLDAWAKKIPNLGALYTAYVQQQIANDRVMIGWHGVEAAANTNIETYPLLQDVNKGWFQYMREKLAGNILTEGATAGEIRIGPGGDYENLDDAAHDLRQGIPTYLRNNLVVLVGEELIGTRTGTFYKKWGNTPSEKAGVDQALSLMGGMPWDSPSFIPDRTMIVTSYQNLSIYHQSGSWRRYLKDKPEKDRWEDFNSRNEGYVVEEPRAFAGMEFKDNNVKMPNAAGDGWE
- a CDS encoding GPO family capsid scaffolding protein — its product is MPNTFTTDWKKIGQSGPTMDGREIEGQWLLDAAEGYDPAKYTAVIWIDHFRFYGNFGKVVALKAEEKDGIVSLYAKLQPNEWLLSQNKNKQKLFTSMELTPDFAKSGKCYLTGLAVTDIPASLGTSELHFSHRKQNPDDLFVDGVELGDLQEGQSDTEAPSWFTNAMRKFGLNIPHNQGATPEPEEDTMNEQQFNQLMGRLDDQDKRLDSFEQKFAAQPPVEEPGTDDGAPSDEGTQDFAADISAAMKPFSDKLDALKTDFSAQVDGLTKRFEQVNPGTNAPENNAPATPGADFL